The DNA region CGGTGCAGTGATTGTCGATGCACCATCAGAGATCGATAGACCTTTCCATCTCATCAGCAACGACCCGAAAGTTCTACAGGCCATGCGCAACGCGGAATCGCGCTTGCAGccgcttctcctcgccgactGGAGCCAATACAAATTCAAGGATTTCTACCACATTGAGGAAATTGCCAATTTCGATCTTGCCTGCAccgacggcatcatcatcaatgGAGTCGGTTCTCAGTACTGTCTGGACCCAGAGTCTCTGGACAGCATGACGAATCCTATCATTCTCAAGATGTTGCAAGATCTTGGAGAGGACCATATGACGGCAAAAGGTTGCGTACCTCCCATTCAAGCACTTCAAGGAGATTATAATGTGCATGTGGGCAGGCTGCCGGCCGAATCTATTCGGGAATGCGTCGGCGGGAGGAACGCCCAAGGCAACTTCACCGTCAAGGTTGACAGCATCGCTGGCTGGGCAGCCCTCACGTTCATGAACGTAGGCGGTATCTATCCGTTGCAGGTGGCTATCGATAACCATGATTTGCATGTTTACGCCGTTGACGGGCAATACATCAGGCCTGTTGTCGCGGACCGCGTCTACGTCGGAAACGGTAATCGGGTGTCGGTACTGGTCAAACTTGACCAGGAGCCAGCCCGGTACACAATACGGATGGCGAATGACCTTCTCAATCAGATCCTGGGAGGGTTTGCAGAGTTGGTGTATGATGAAGCGCCACAAGTGTCGACACACTCCAAAGCAAAGATCAACTACGCTGGTCAACCCCTCATCAAAGATATTCGCTCATTCAAGCCTGAGGATGGCCGCCCGTGCCCTACACAAAAGCCGGCTCGTCGCCCAAATCGCACATTCAAGCTGCATTTGAGGAAGCCAGGTCGCCCTTATAGAGCTTATGAGTGGAGCTTGTCAGGTCATGAAGTTTACAACATGACAGCAGAAGAACAGAATCCTCCTGTACTATTCAGACGCCCAGACGAAGTTCCACAGAGCGAGCTTGTCCTTCGGACCCAGGTCGGAGAGTGGATCGACATTATCCTGGAGACTGAAGGGCCCTTTGCGCAGAGCCATCCTGTGCACAAGCACGGCAACAAAGTCTACTTTCTCGGCTCCGGTATTGGGAAGTTCACCTGGGATACGGTCGAACAGGCCGAACGTGAACTACCGTCGGGCGCCTTCAACTTCAAAAACCCATCCTACCAGGACACCTTCACGACGCCTGACATTGCCGGCGACGCGCCCGCTGTTTGGACTGTGGTTCGCTACAAGGTGGAGAGCCCGGGCGCTTGGCTTTTGCATTGTCATGTCCAGACTCACCACGCCGGCGGGATGAGCGTTGTCATGTTGGATGGGGTCGACGAGTTTCCCAAAGTCCCGACGAACTATCGAGAGTGGAACGGTTTTCAGCCGCCTTCTTTGGACGTCAAGTAGATGAAAACGGAGGTGCTTCTTGAATTTTCATGGTTCTTTCTTGGTTACCCGGTTGTCCAGACTGTCGATATTCTTTGTTTGCAATTTGGTTTGCATAACTCCACAGATTGTTTGGACAAATCGGTGACATTACTGAGGATAGGGGAAGGTAGAAATTGAACCCTGCAACTAAGAGTTTACGACCGTATCCTGTAAAGGTTTTTGGAGTAATTGCTGCTCACGTGCGGAACTGTCGTTGCACGATGGCGATTGCGTTCCCATACAATGCTGGAAGAAGGGTAAAGTTTTATTAAAGACACAGAAGAGATAGAAGTCTAGATTTACTACGTGTCTTATATCATAAGGCAAATCGCGGCCCTCCTAAGACGTGTTTCGAGGCTTCGGGGCTGAATTCCAAGGCAGACCACCATCGATGGGCTCATTCCGGACTCTTGTCGCAATCAGGTCCTCAAACTCACCCTTGGACATGAAAGGCAGCTCAAGGTATTTGTTTCCCATCCCGTCCCAAGAAGTGTTGTAATGCCCGCCAAAAATAGTATTATGGATGACAAGGAACGTGGCAAAAATTGGGGGCGTGGTCTCATCGGCCGCCGCTTTCTTGAACATATCGAGGCCGTTCTGGAGTTTCTCTTCGCCATCGACATGCTGAACTGACCACTTCTTGCCAGAAAGCCTCTCAGCGACTTCGAGCATTTCTTTCTGCGAAGTAGTATAGTCTTGGATGAATATTGGGCCACTCTGCATGTCCTTGGACCTGGCAAATATGCCCGAGATGGCTTTAGCCAGCGTAGAACCCCGGGTCATACTGACCCTGTGTGAGACATTGCTGACCTGCAGTGCAGTCTGCTCTTGGTAGTTATACATGTAGTTTCCGTTCAAGATGCAGCCTAGAAGCGGACCAGTGGCGACAACGGTCCACTTCATACCGCTTTGGTCTGCCTTGTCCTTGAGGTACTCCTGGATAGCCACGGCATCTTTGTAGTAGGGGTACTGAGAAACAGCTGGATTGGTCGACAGAGAAGTGAAGTCACTAGGTATGAAGTGTTTGACCGAGCCCGAGTTAACAGCTGCGTCAATCAATTTGTACTGGTGCGGCCATCCCGCGAGGTTGACGGTAGAGATGACGGCGTCTTGTCCGCGGAGGGCCTCGGTGAGGCTTTCTGTAGACCCGTAGTCAACGATGCGGACGTTGTCCTCGTTTTTCGGGTTGAGGCGTGATAAAACAGTAACATCATACCCGGCGTTGACCAGTTCATCGTAGATCTTCTCGCCAACGTAGCCTTTCTAAGTTGCTGTTAGCTAGACGGCAAAACTGAGCTGGGAAAGATAAGTCTGACTGACTCCTGCTAGTGCGACTTTGCGGATGGTGGAATTAGTGCGGCCAGGCATTGTCTTGATATCAATACCTTcaagaaaagagaagacgATAATTGGCAGATGCGGTGCTTCGAAGTGAGATTTTTGCGTCTTGGCTTACTCTGAAGCTTGCTATATCCTCATGATTTATGAAGGATGGCGGTGTTGCGACAGAGGAGCTTGGGCCTGCGCCGGGGAACGGCGACGTGGCCGGGGACATGACGGGTCACTGTAGTTCCATTCCCCGTGGTCCCGGAAAGCGAAAACAAGATTGACGGGAAACAAAGGCAAAGTTCGGCAAGTCGGCGAGAACAGCAAAGCTGAGTCAGTAATAACCACATGGCGGATGGTTACTATGAAATTCTCAGCTTCCCTCACGATCATGATGCACTGCGCAGTTTCCTGTCATCATCTACAACCTTCCTCAGAGTCTTGCAATTACATCAGATCCTTTGAAAGTTAGCAAGTATGTTAAGTGCAGGTATTCGACAGATTTTACTTGGCTTACCAGGGCTGTCATCTTTCAACGTCGATGTTTGGATGTCTCCTCTGAGTGGCAGCAATGCCAACACATGGGACAAGGTTCAGGGAGCTGTtgcatcatcttcatcttgtGTAAGTGATACCGCGTGTCGTGACCCCGTCGTAACTTTCTGACTACTTGCATAGTGCGAAGCTCTCGCCAAGTCACTGGGTCACAGTGTAGTCGCTTTTCCCAATGGCGCTGCTTACAAGTTATCCGTCGGCTCATACTTCAGCCTAAAGGAGGCCGATCTTAAGCCAGCATGTATAGTCATGCCCAATTCGACACACGACGTCTCGGTTGCCGTACGCACACTCACGGCTGGCGCCGACGTCTGGGATGGCAAGTGCCAGTTCGCCATCCGCGGTGGTGGTCACACCCCGTTCAAGGGCGCTGCAAACATGGAGAACGGTATTGTTCTTGACCTGAAGAATCTACCTGCTTTGGGGATCTCTGTGGACCACAAAACTATCACAATGAGTCCCAGTCAGACTTGGGACCAAGTCACGGAGCAGCTTGATCCCTTTGATCTAAGCACCCTCGGCGCTCGAGTTGCTGGCGTAGGTGTAGGTGGTGCCGTGCTTGGCTGCGGAACgtcctttttctctccccGCTACGGGTTCATCTGCGACGTGGTTGAGGAATTCGAGGTTGTTCTCGCCAACGGAGATATCGTCCAAGCCAGCGCGAACCGGCACCCTGATCTGTGGAAGGCCCTCAGAGGCGGTGCCAACAATTTTGGCGTCGTCACCGCGATCACCATGAAGACATTTTCCCAGGGCAAATTTTGGGGCGGCCAAACCTTCCACGACATCTCCACGCGCAAGGAGCACTTCAAGGCCCACGAGGATCTCGCATCTATGCACCCTTATGATCCATATGCCCACTACATCAACAACCTGGTTCTCAGCAACGCAACAAGAAGCTGGTTCATTGGCAACAGCCTGCAGTACACCAAAAGCAATCCTCCCGTCGTTGAGCCCGAGGTCTTCAAACCGCTGTTGGCTATCGAGCAAAAGCCCCTATTTCCTGGTGGTCCCTCGAACACTATCCGCGTCTACAATGTCACATCAATCTCTCGCGAGTACGCCGCCCTAGCGACATATCCGAAGCGCTGGATCTTCGCTACGGTCAGTTTTGCTCCTTCGGCAGACATGATGGAGGAGTTCTTTCAGATGGCGGACAAGGCTTTCACGCCTTTGCTAGATCTTGATGGTTTCGCAGTTGCCATGGCTTACCAGCCCATCCCCAGCGTCATGTCCGAGCGTCATGGTGCTGTGGATTCCCTTGGACCTATTCAGACACAGGGGAATATCATCTACGTTCACTTGGGCGTCTccgtcgacgaagacgagaaaGACAGTGATGAAACAATTGAAAAAACGGTCCAACAGCTCgtcaacgacgccgaggcgaaggcgaagaagatgggggAGTACAGAAGCTATCTTCAAACGACGTACGCCGAGAGCTGGCAGAATCCCATTGAGCGCCGAAGCCAGAGCACCTTGGAAGAGCTTCTGGCAACGAGCAACAAGTACGATCCTCGTCAAGTTTTCCAGAAGCAGGTTCCTGGGGGATTCAAGCTACCAAAAGTGTCTTACACTGGAGAGGAGGTGAGGGCGGATCTGAAGTGATTTCGTGTGGAACCTACTCATACCTCAATCAGTAGCTCTTCGACGACCTTGAGAGCTGTTCCATGGTCGGCGAGGCTTACAAAAACTATGTTGAAGAGTCATTTGAGGCGTGCATGCAATATGTATATTCAGATTGAAGTTGTAGACTTTGCGGCAAATCTTACTGACGGAAATAACATCGTGCACAATTTGTGAATCGCCTGGGCCGACTGCGGTGGCATCAAGAATAAGCCTTTAGTAGAGTATCTTTTTGCTCGAGCTCTGTGAACTGAATGAAATAAAGCAAATTTCGAGTCAATTTGTGGAATCTTTACCTCGCTTTGCATTACCTACCATTGCCGCACCAAGCGGTTTCATGATGCCCGAGATCGACACAGCAAATCATAATGCCTGCTGTACGGATAATGTAATGTCCCAAAGACATGGTGTGAATTATTGAACTTTTAAGAAAGTAACTCTTAATTGAAAGGCAAATCCTGATCCATGAGTTCAAGGAATTCTGAAACTCGACGAAAAATACCGATACTGTTGTGTGACCATGTATCAGAGAGGAATAGGTCAACTCGAGATCCTGTTTGTGCACCGCTTCAGCGACATATATAACGTAGTCAAAGCATCCCTCTATTTTGAACGCCAAATTAACTCAAAGAGGTGTGAGAAAAAGGACACTTCTAAATTCCTCGTCTGATAGACTCGACCAATCTGGTTGCACCACTTCCACGCATCATACTGAAGTGATGCTGGCCCTCGATTACCGTGGTCGTGATAGATGCACCAGGGAACAGCAGAGCCCACTCTCCAGGGCCAAAgtccttcctcttctcggTCAGAAACTTCATGCCCTCGCAGTCTTCGCCCTCCTTCATCGCCGGGGGCAGGTGCGGGTATGTCACGCCGTCAAAGGCGCACTCGCCGGCCCAGTTGATATTGACGTGCAGCTTCCGCGCGGCTTCCGGAGACATCGGCGGGGCGTGGTATTCGTGCAGAAGCTCGGTTGTTGCGCGGAAGTGCGGCATCAGCCATTCGGGAGGCTTGGACTGGTCCGATCCGCGCTCCAACACTTTGCGGAATATGCCGACCTTGTTGCAGTGATCGTAGAACCTTTCGGGGAGGTGGTCAAGGCCGTGGTTGGGCGAAGGCGAATCGATCAAAGTGAGAGAGAtcacctcctcgccggcggagATGAGCTCTTGGGCGACTGCGTAGGCAAGAATGCCACCGGCAGACCATCCACCAAGGCGATAAGGTCCATGAGCTTGCTTCTGCCGTAGTCCAGCAACGTATGACTGCAAGACTTCACGGAGGGTATGATCGTACATGCGGCTGGGAGTCCTGCGAACAGAAAGAGGCACGGTCAGTGTCAAGAGAACATGAGCACGGCGAGAAGCGATACTTACTTCGCAAACGGTGAATTGAAGCCGACAAGAGCAGTAGTCGGCGAGATGGTGGGAAGGCTCGAGTAAGAAGTAGCCACCCCGCAGCCATCtgggaagaggaagagagtcTCCCTCGCTTTCGTCCGAGAACCTTGGAGGTACATGGACCAAGCTGGTGGAATAGTAGCCGTAGCAGAAGGCGTCGACGGCACGACGTTACCCTTGAATTCTCCAATGCCCTTGTCGATGACCTTTAAATAGGAGCCCAGCGTGGGGCTAGTACCTGGCGTGTCAAGACTGTTTATTGGGGTCATGACAGTCGAGAAAGGCGATACCGGATTGTCAAGATCTGGCGAGCCGATCGATGAATCGGTGTCAGACTTCGTGCTCATGAGGTCGCTCCCACGCCTCGAAAACCCTGATAAAGACAAGACAGGCCTTGAAACGCGCGTTTTTATGTCGCCCACAGTACGACACTCTTCGAAGAGTGCACGTTCCGGAAGATCGACTTCAAGCTCTTCGCGAAGTCTGCAGCAGATGACCAGCGAGAGGAGGGAGTCAATTCCAATGTCGGCCAGAACGACATCATCGGCAAGTTCTTTTGGATCAAGACGGGTTTCCTCAGCCAGGACCTTGAGGACCACGGGCCAAGAGTCATCGGTGGCCTGCTGCGAAGTTGGAGCAGCTTGAGTCTCGGCCGAGTAAATGTCTCCGAAAGTCGCATCCATCTCGGAAGCAGGGATTGCCTGCGGTTGTGGCCTGATCTGAGAGATCGCTGATGGAGAATCTCTCGAGACCTTTTTCATGGCCGAATTGATAATGTAGTTCATCAGTCTCTTCGGAACGCCCTGCAAAGCAACGCCGCCCAGGATTCCAACCAGGTTCTGGTCCTGGTCAAAGACGATCACATCTCCGGACCATAACTTGTCCTTTCCCTCAGTCATTTTGACATACGAGTGATATGTTGTGTTTGGATCGAGCCGGGGAGTAAGTAGCTTCATCGACTCCCATCCGTGGTTGACAAAGAGTTCCTTGTCAAGATCGACACATTCGTTGGCGTTCATGACAAACCCAGCCAGTTGAGAGATGGAGTCCAGGAAGGCGGGGTTGGAGAACCATTTCCCGAAATCTGGAATCCCTTTGAAAGACACGGTGCCGACAGCTTCGTATGTGTTGTTGCTGAGGGTGACGGCGGAAAGGCCACGGTACCCAGGCTCGAAATCGGCCAGCTGGCCGACCATTTTATAGATCATGGACTTGCTGAATCGGAACGTGCTGTCATCTCTGCCGACCTGAGCCCGGATGGCCTCCATGCGAATCCTTGCCTGTGATACAGCCTGCTCAACCCGAGATTTTGTTACGTCGATCTGGACAAAGCGGATCGAGCAGCTGGCATGCTGCTCCAAGGCCTTGTCGTTGTCCTGCCATACGATTGTCAGCTGATGTGCAGTGTCGAGCGACAAGAGTTAGAAGAAATAACTTACGTcaaaggaagagaaagtgCAGAATAGAGACTTCGTCGCGGCGTCAAACCTGGCCTCGGTTCGGAAGACTTGTTTAAGGCCGACGTCGTTAGCCACGAGGGCGCTCTGGATGTGCATGTCTGCCACTTCGGTCGCGATGGTGTCGACGTCCATGGCTGTAATTTGCTTGACGTACTTTCCGATCATCTGAGAGATGTCGGCGTAGACAGACTTGTAAAGAGTTAGTTACTCAAGTCGATAATATTTAATCGGATTCAGACCTACTGGAGTGCATAGAGGCACGCCGTAGACCTTGTGACCCTGTGCCATCGAGTGCACAtcgtcggcgttgaggtCGAGATCTACAACCACCTCGCCATCGGAACTGGGTTGGAGAGTGTTTTTCACAACATTGTAaatggaggagaaggccaagTTGGCGGGTCCCATaaaagcagcagcagcatcgccCTTGCGAAGACTCCAGTCGTTGGTATACTGCATCCAGTACTCCTTGAGAGTCCACCCATAAGATGGCACTTGGAGAACTTGCTGGCATTCGGGGAAATCAGCATGATACCTAGACCATTCGACGTTGGCACCAGCGGTGTACATCCCCGAGAAGGCCTCAGTTATCAACTGCCAGGTGTCGATAGTCTTGTGAGCAGATGCGAACGTCTGCATTCGTGACCCCACCACTTCCTTCACCATGGGGGCAACAACAGGCGCGGGGCCGATCTCGATTGCAATAGTGCGCTCGTCCAGGACACCCTCTGCCTTGGCGACGGACACGGCGTGCATGATGTTGACGGGGTTTCTGCAGTGCTCGGCCAGGTAACCCTCACCGAAGTCTTTGGCTTCCCGAAGAACCCTGCCGTGAGTCGGCGAGATGACGGGAATCGCGGGTTGACGGATATGAATGCTCTTTGCAACCTTGCGAAACTGAGCAAGGATGGGGTCGACCTGGGAGGTATGGAAGGCGTGGGCGGTATCGAGGACGTCGCAGCGCATACCCTTTGCTTCCAGGATCTTTTGTGCTTCCTTTACATGTGCAACGGTACCACCAAGAACGATGCTCTGCTTCCTGTTGAGGCAAGAAACCTCAAGATCGCGTCCAACAACACCTGGAATGGCGGCAAGAACAGCCGCTGCCTCGGCCATGACAACAAGCATGGCGTGGGTGCCCTGGACGAGGTGCTCCTCCATCAACTGAGATCGTTTTCCAACGAGGTAGAGGACATCAGCCTGGGACAGAGCTCCAGCTGCGTAAAGGGCGGCATATTCTCCAAGGCTGTGGCCGACGACAGCCTTGGGCACGGTGCCAAACGACTCCCAGAGCTTGCAAAGAGCCATCTGGAAGGCGGCGTGAGACAACTGAAGGGCAGTGAGTGATGCCCGGCTGAAGTAATCCCGCTCCtcaaagagaagaagaatcGAGGGCAAGCCCATCTGAACACACAAGTGATCACAGCGCTGTAAGCTGCTTCTGAAAGACGCAAACCGTGAGTACAAGTCCGCCCCCATTCCAGCATGCGGCGAGCCCTGCCCAGTAAAGGTGAAGACGAAGCATGGCGCCTTGGCCGGAGCAGGTAGGATCTTTCCGCCTCCACTGCACGTGTCGAGTTCCTGCTGAAGCGATGACTTGAGCTGAGGAATACTGGTAGCCGTCACCGCGACCCTGTACCGGTGGTGCATGCGCCGAGCGGTTGTCGTATAGGACAGCTTTGCGAGGAGGTTGGGGTCTTTCCACGACGCCGCTTCATCAAGCCACTGAATCAGGATTCGCAGATTAGACACCAAGGATTCACCTGTCTTGGCTGAGAGAGTCACGATATGGTGACGTCGCGGGTCCGGGTCAGTATGGTTGTCAAGGACGGGGGGAGCGTCTTCTAGGACAATGGCTgtgttgccgccggcggcagaaAAGTTGTTCAGGAGAACCCGGCGACTGTCGTTCTGCGGTCTGACCCATGGTGTGGGCACTGTAGCAATGTGAGTGTTGCGGGCCTGCAGGTCTGGCAGTCTGTGGTTGATCTTGGTCTTGATGCCAATGTGAGGCGGAATGGTCGAGTGCTTCATCATCATGAGGACCTTGGCGAGACTCGTAACACCCGCAGCAGCTTCGCCATGTCCTACGTTGGACTTCACGGCGCCGATGTGAAGAGGGCTTGTGGCCGGGCGGACTGATGTACCTCGCGCCGTCAACGGAGAAAGCGTGGTGACAACCGAAGTGGTTTCTCCTGCATCGCCAGCCTgggtgccggtgccgtgCATCTCGACATAGCTGATGTCGTTGGAGCTGACATTGGCCTCGGTCAGAATATACTCGAAAAGGTCCTTCTGGGCGGCAGCATGGGGCCGCGTGATTGACTCGGCTTCGGCGTTGTGGTTTGTAGCGACGCCCAAGATACACGCTTCAACAGGGTCTTTGTCCATCTGCGCGTCTTCCAGGCGCTTCAGTATGATGGTGACCACCGCTTCTCCACGGCAATACCCATCAGCCTCATCGTCAAAGGTCTTACAGTTGCCAGTGCGGGATAGAAAGTGACCTCTATCCAAACCAGCAGTCATATCTGGGTTCGTGAGGACGTTTGTGCCTCCTACAATGGCAGTGTCCACCTCGCCACGCCACAAAGCACTGCATGCCAGGTGTAATGCAGCCAAGCTGGAACTGCAGGCAGTATCAATGGTGTAGCTGGGACCACTGAACTTGAAATGATAATTGATGCGGCCGGGAATGAAGGCACGGTTACCGCCAGGGATGAAATAGGTGTCAATATCTTGCGCGCTGTTGGTTTCCATCCAATCGTTGCTCGTGGCACCAAACCACACACCCACACGGTGTTTCTGGGTGGATGCTGTGCGATTGGGAACAATACCTGCCTTCTCaagcgcctcggcggcagTCAAGAGAGCCAAGCGTTGAGCGGGATCAACTTGGGCAGCCTCACGAGGGGACatgttgaagaaggcggcATCGAATAGGGGCGCCTGGTGCAGCCAGCATCCAAAGCCGGTCCCTGAGACATTCTTCACGGAGGGATCGCCCACGTGGGCCGAGGCGTTCCATCGCGAAGCAGGAACCATTTCATGAGTATCAACTCCGTTGTGGAGGATGTCCCAGAAGGCGTCCATGGTGTCAGCGTTGCCAGGGAATCTGCCAGACACAGCAAGAATAGCGATGGGAGACTTGGAGGCGCCTCCGTTGGCACCCAGagcgtcgttggcggcgcgCGATGCGAGCTCCTCCGGAACAAGAGGAGATCTCTCTTGCACCCAGTAAGATTCTGACGGCAGCAGACGGCGGACAGGAGAGACGAGGCGATCTGTGCTGTGGAAAGCAAAAGGCTGAATGATTACGTCTGTGACATTGCCGGCGACTGACTTGACAGAGCGCTTGATGTGCTCGGCGATGCGGATGGGTAGCTGCTCCAAtgccatctctctctccagaCAGTCGCGGGCAGCCTGCTCTAGTGCATCGCGAAGGGTCGCGTTGGTGGATAGCAACTGGCCCTTGATGCTAGCCGAGATGACCGGAATGCGGGCTTTGAACAGATCATTCTGGTTGATGCCGGCTAGAACTTTTTCAATGTCTAGCTCGTTATAGAAATGGGCAGAGTGGTAGGGGGCCGTGATGCGCAGCGATGCCGACACAGGAGCGACGGACTTTCCAATGGTCGAAGCGAAGAAGTCTGAAAGGACCATCGGAGGGCCAGAGATTGTTGCCTGAGTAGTTCCCTTCAGAGTCATGTTAGTTATGTGTGTTGGATGGAGGATTGAGTTTGCGGGTTACTCACGATGATGGCCGAGATGTAAGGAGTGGTGATGACTGGCAGCCCCGTGTCAGCTGCGTACTGCAGCAAGGCATCGGCCAGTATCTTTCGGCTGGATCCTGTTGCGACACGAGACCATGAATCGAAGGAATTCGAGGACCCTGGTCCCTCATGCTTGATGGCGACTCTGTCGGCCACATCCCAGGCAAGGGCGCCCAGACGAATAGCGACAGCAACAGCGTGAAGAGCAGGTTGAAGAAGACCGGGTGCACTATGGGCACAGCTCACAGCCGCCGCAGCGAGCGCGCCTGTGCAAGCTCCCGCCAAGAGGCTGTTCTCAGGTGTGGGATAAACTTGGCATCCGCTGCTGTGCTGGCGGATGAAGAGGCCAAGTTGTGTGATGCAAGTCAAACCCTGGACGAAACAAGGATTGAGGGTCTCGGAGCGGTACGGTGACAGGAGATCTGCCAACGTGACGAAGCGTGGGCACCTTTCCTGCTGCTCGGGAGACAAGCGGGCAACTTCGTGCTTCAGCACCCCGCAGCTCCGCTCAAGGAAGTTGATGACCAGCGGATCATGGTGGGATTGTGCCAAGCCGCTCAGTGTGTCTGCGATGTCATGTGTTTGGTCGCCAAAGACGTAGGCGAACACTTGATCTTGACTAGACATGATGAAGGGGGGTCCGACTTGAGAACTAAAAGAGCCTCTAGTGGCCAAGAAAGTGTAAAAGGGATGTTCAGATGGATCGGCAACTAAGACCGAGATTGTAAAGAAGATCTTCCGAGTCCATTTGAATGTAGAAGAGGGTGTGCAGTACTTCTAAGAATGATGATACCAGAATGCCAAGCCGGGACTATTATATCCACCTTCATCATACCGGCTGGTCGTACTCGTATCAGAGCCACCCGATTGGTGAACATATGGGCCGGGAAAAGTGACACCTACTCCTCCTGGTTCCTGAGCAAGGCGTAGCGTTGCCAACTTTGGCGGTCACGGCTCGGGTGAGCTCAGCAGCACGGTCGTTGAACCGTCAGCTTCATAGTGTACGTGGAGACTCGCTCATCTCAATGACAGGCATATCGAGTCTCTAATCATAAATCTAGCTATTCTGATCACTCTGGTGAGTCACTGCTCGGTTGATTTATGAAACATGATGTCTAGACCGGTGGACTGGTAAGGCATGGTGGGCCGATAGTCCTCTCGGGAATGTGCGAGTGTAGGCTTCACTCGATACACTGATTCTTAGGATTAGCCACCGTTTCACGGCATCTGAGAAAGAGACTGTATATGCCCGAGTCGTAGTCGGCTTTCGTTCACTCAGACATGGAGCAAGCCGAGCACGAGTCCATGGATTGACCCGATGCTTCCATCGCAGCACGTAGAGCAACAGTCAGCGAGGATATCCCATGATCGGATATGCTCCCTTCATAGCCCATCTTTGATAAATATAAAAACATCGAATTGATGTGTTAAGCCTTCCGACTGAAGGTCTCGCTTCAACCTTTGACGCACTCTGCTCTCACCAGCCTACCACACCTTGAAAGCAAATTACTTGACTAAACTTTCGGAGAAGACTGCGACTAGGGCGTAGATTACACCTCTGCATCCGccaaagaaggaaaaaagtAAATAGCAAAGTTCACCCCATTAGAGTCTTTGTGGTAGTATCATTGGTTGGCGGTTGTTCACACCGGGAAACCGGGAAATGGGCGTAGTCCTTCACACGCGTTTTACTGCCCAGACGACGTCGGGAACCCGGCCGGGCTCCATTTTTATCAATCGTCGACTCTACATGGTTGGTGGCCATTAGTTGCCATCGTCACAACGGTGAGTGTACTCCGATCCCGACCGTCAACTCGGTGCGGCGACTCTCTCGCTACTTGACTGGCAGCATGCGGCCAGCCTTTG from Colletotrichum higginsianum IMI 349063 chromosome 4, whole genome shotgun sequence includes:
- a CDS encoding NmrA-like family protein, which codes for MPGRTNSTIRKVALAGKGYVGEKIYDELVNAGYDVTVLSRLNPKNEDNVRIVDYGSTESLTEALRGQDAVISTVNLAGWPHQYKLIDAAVNSGSVKHFIPSDFTSLSTNPAVSQYPYYKDAVAIQEYLKDKADQSGMKWTVVATGPLLGCILNGNYMYNYQEQTALQVSNVSHRVSMTRGSTLAKAISGIFARSKDMQSGPIFIQDYTTSQKEMLEVAERLSGKKWSVQHVDGEEKLQNGLDMFKKAAADETTPPIFATFLVIHNTIFGGHYNTSWDGMGNKYLELPFMSKGEFEDLIATRVRNEPIDGGLPWNSAPKPRNTS
- a CDS encoding Multicopper oxidase, with the translated sequence MHAVHFLTHVLPWPLFSWSPMSLEAVTSNTQHSVQRSMYFELNLTAGRVDALGAGLRDAILANNNFTGPTLRLKQGDKVNLIVRNYLREDTTIHFHGVDQRKTPWSDGVPGLTQGQIHPGASYLYQWTAEQSGTFFYHAHSKGQLMDGLYGAVIVDAPSEIDRPFHLISNDPKVLQAMRNAESRLQPLLLADWSQYKFKDFYHIEEIANFDLACTDGIIINGVGSQYCLDPESLDSMTNPIILKMLQDLGEDHMTAKGCVPPIQALQGDYNVHVGRLPAESIRECVGGRNAQGNFTVKVDSIAGWAALTFMNVGGIYPLQVAIDNHDLHVYAVDGQYIRPVVADRVYVGNGNRVSVLVKLDQEPARYTIRMANDLLNQILGGFAELVYDEAPQVSTHSKAKINYAGQPLIKDIRSFKPEDGRPCPTQKPARRPNRTFKLHLRKPGRPYRAYEWSLSGHEVYNMTAEEQNPPVLFRRPDEVPQSELVLRTQVGEWIDIILETEGPFAQSHPVHKHGNKVYFLGSGIGKFTWDTVEQAERELPSGAFNFKNPSYQDTFTTPDIAGDAPAVWTVVRYKVESPGAWLLHCHVQTHHAGGMSVVMLDGVDEFPKVPTNYREWNGFQPPSLDVK
- a CDS encoding FAD binding domain-containing protein is translated as MPNSTHDVSVAVRTLTAGADVWDGKCQFAIRGGGHTPFKGAANMENGIVLDLKNLPALGISVDHKTITMSPSQTWDQVTEQLDPFDLSTLGARVAGVGVGGAVLGCGTSFFSPRYGFICDVVEEFEVVLANGDIVQASANRHPDLWKALRGGANNFGVVTAITMKTFSQGKFWGGQTFHDISTRKEHFKAHEDLASMHPYDPYAHYINNLVLSNATRSWFIGNSLQYTKSNPPVVEPEVFKPLLAIEQKPLFPGGPSNTIRVYNVTSISREYAALATYPKRWIFATVSFAPSADMMEEFFQMADKAFTPLLDLDGFAVAMAYQPIPSVMSERHGAVDSLGPIQTQGNIIYVHLGVSVDEDEKDSDETIEKTVQQLVNDAEAKAKKMGEYRSYLQTTYAESWQNPIERRSQSTLEELLATSNKYDPRQVFQKQVPGGFKLPKVSYTGEEVRADLK